A genomic window from Diorhabda sublineata isolate icDioSubl1.1 chromosome 8, icDioSubl1.1, whole genome shotgun sequence includes:
- the LOC130447829 gene encoding uncharacterized protein LOC130447829 — protein sequence MSRSDYLGSLLANQNKHQTILHNYFVTQDGNSNNLQTYETNYYAFQEPISNPPEPKVSIWEFLSKDDLKDFLKLHCTREIKNYLDSMKMNKFFPKGAARMLFIELMCSVTKFCQRNNYNLRKSGALLSQFFLTHILTTSSFDKTTEKVFNYFKELALAHALPDFPPKTAKIFSQDETKNNMKFFCKLYLRNLPLIRFTSLPNFAFFLYYEVDKQEEREKKVRKKQDGDKKKKKDSKKGSKAGSKKGKK from the exons ATGAGTAGATCAGATTATTTGGGCAGCCTATTGGCAAAccaaaataaacatcaaactatTCTTCACAACTACTTTGTAACTCAGGACGgaaattctaataatttgcAGACCTATGAAACTAATTATTATGCCTTTCAAGAACCCATTTCTAATCCCCCCGAACCAAAAGTTTCGATATGGGAGTTTTTAAGTAAAGATGATTTGaaggattttttgaaattacacTGTACGCGtgaaattaaaaactatttag ATTCGATGaagatgaataaattttttccaaaaggCGCAGCGAGAATGCTTTTTATAGAATTGATGTGTTCCGTTACAAAATTCTGCCAGAGAAATAACTACAACTTGAGAAAAAGTGGTGCCTTACTATCGCAATTCTTTTTGACACATATCTTGACTACAAGTTCTTTTGacaaaacaacagaaaaagtGTTCAATTATTTCAAGGAGCTCGCTCTGGCTCATGCACTTCCTGAT tttcctCCAAAAACTGCTAAAATATTTTCGCAAGACGAAACTaagaataatatgaaatttttctgtAAACTCTACTTGCGAAATTTACCTCTGATTCGATTTACGAGTCTTCccaattttgcattttttctgTATTATGAAGTTGACAAGCAAGAAGAAAGAGAGAAAAAAGTGAGGAAAAAACAAGACGGagacaagaaaaagaagaaggatAGTAAAAAAGGAAGTAAAGCAGGAAGTAAAAAGGgcaaaaaatga
- the LOC130447583 gene encoding 39S ribosomal protein L10, mitochondrial — protein MALLHRKAFLQSLTPFIQCKRFRGKVNIQRPKPPHFEKAKYLALTQPWFINPNKNKPLVELCRLNRKLEKKKDFNPLRDIYAKELYNSFKNSKLIVFYHFNSMKADENFRNYALFKKQGMELKKFEREMLSAAVSGTPYETVLDFYVTSNNMILFCPEPEVNKVLKISKKCPQLIMLAGILENTLINKDDLIKYSKIPNLQIAQAELVQTVNRVGSQLVSDLNSHQSSLVSNLEQRMKQLEMEDK, from the exons ATGGCTCTATTACACCGGAAAG CTTTTCTGCAATCATTAACCCCCTTTATTCAGTGTAAGAGATTCAGGGGAAAAGTTAACATTCAAAGGCCTAAACCACCACACTTTGAGAAAGCAAAATATTTAGCTTTAACGCAACCATGGTTTATTaatcctaataaaaataaaccgtTAGTAGAATTGTGTcgattaaatagaaaattggaaaagaaaaaagatttcaatCCTTTAAGAGATATTTACGCCAAAGAACTATATAATTCGttcaaaaattcgaaattaatagTCTTTTATCATTTCAACTCTATGAAAGCAGATGAAAACTTCAGGAATTACGCATTATTCAAAAAACAAGGAATGgaattgaagaaatttgaaaGAGAGATGTTATCAGCTGCTGTTTCAGGAACGCCTTATGAGACCGTCTTAGATTTCTATGTCACATCAAACAACATGATCCTTTTTTGTCCTGAACCAGAAGTTAataaagtattgaaaatatcaaaaaaatgtccACAACTAATAATGTTAG CTGGAATTCTGGAAAACactttaataaataaagatGATCTTATTAAATACAGTAAAATTCCCAATCTTCAAATAGCTCAAGCAGAACTAGTACAAACTGTGAACAGAGTTGGTTCTCAATTAGTTAGTGACTTGAATTCACATCAATCTAGTTTAGTCTCCAATTTAGAACAAAGAATGAAGCAGTTGGAAATGGaagataaataa
- the LOC130447584 gene encoding apoptotic chromatin condensation inducer in the nucleus-like isoform X1 has translation MRKRTRSSWKKKQQETSNQDETEGDSQVAKDQTNSEKSNVNDKVAGDSENNKINDKELSEGVQENKKEDKDEQNSQGKSTGINTDQSSNNIDNKPEIENENVQGSAPSPNATDENVQNINVTVTNSEDNQDNTQEAIPASELQVTDDNDNSQQENSQSAQCQQENDQQKIKQQENDQQKIEQQENDQQKIEQQENDQPQKIEQQENDQQENHEEAFESEYVNNKNSSETNIIENNKQSQERSHTPDSKPPEEGAQGKKHITLKRSPSHQRRSSSPLEDGEIKEPQEKSKKITLKRHTSDDGNSDFINKIVINRRASSGDDKVDKKRRQSLEERTHIVIARPTKLAKPVKLKRQISSPENNESLLRPRINKTPWGKTNWLENISATSYKIDVDSIKIVCPVVEFLNESEVKLDCIPRERTKSENEPVTKKVEEEEKTEDESEREHTEEEESPEEQKIEAKPNIIALNRKISIVEDTAAKLQPPPSPAKNPVSEILYITNLVRPFTLKQLKELLERTGKIKEGGFWTDRIKSKCYVQYETIEQAETTRNALHGINWPIGNGKQLVIDYATEDDMEKAKNPVSLPSPAIPEKFPQKENRAPEVVENRNRDREREEEKEPEKEERRWEPSEREWNKSRDHHRKHSRSPSRGRDRERARKHSRKSYTPEDIGRKKHKKQDDSVPQKLMDDLFLKTKTTPSIYWQPLSPQEIATKQQQRLVRMEEHKRRIEENKGRFKERDRRGTYRRR, from the exons ATGAGAAAAAGAACGAGAAGCTCCTGGAAAAAGAAACAGCAGGAAACATCTAATCAGGATGAAACGGAAGGTGATTCTCAGGTGGCAAAAGATCAAACAAATTCAGAAAAGAGTAATGTAAACGATAAAGTAGCAGGTgattcagaaaataataaaataaatgataaagaaCTGTCTGAAGGTgtacaagaaaacaaaaaggAGGATAAGGATGAGCAGAATTCACAAGGTAAGTCAACAGGTATAAACACTGATCAATCTTcgaataatattgataataaacctgaaattgaaaatgaaaatgtacaGGGGTCAGCCCCATCACCTAATGCTACTGACGAAAATGTACAAAACATAAATGTCACTGTGACTAATAGTGAGGATAATCAAGATAATACACAAGAAGCGATACCTGCTTCGGAGTTGCAGGTAACTGATGACAATGATAATAGCCAACAAGAAAATAGTCAATCAGCACAATGTCAGCAAGAAAATGATCAACAAAAGATTAAGCAACAAGAGAATGATCAACAAAAGATTGAGCAACAAGAGAATGATCAACAAAAGATTGAGCAACAAGAGAATGACCAACCACAAAAAATTGAGCAACAAGAAAATGATCAACAAGAGAATCATGAAGAAGCTTTTGAAAGTGAATatgtcaataataaaaatagttcagaaactaatataatagaaaataataagcAAAGCCAAGAACGTTCACATACACCAGACTCCAAACCTCCCGAAGAAGGAGCTCAAGGAAAGAAACATATTACTTTAAAGAGATCTCCTTCACATCAACGTAGATCATCGTCACCTTTGGAGGATGGAGAAATAAAAGAACCGCAAGAGAAATCTAAGAAAATTACATTGAAAAGACATACTTCTGATGATGGTAATTcagattttattaataaaattgttatcaaCAGAAGAGCTTCGAGTGGGGATGATAAAGTGGACAAGAAAAGGCGACAAAGTTTAGAAGAACGTACACATATAGTAATAG CACGTCCTACAAAACTAGCGAAACCAGTTAAATTGAAAAGACAAATTTCAAGTCCAGAAAACAACGAATCTCTACTTCGGCCGCGTATCAATAAAACACCTTGGGGCAAAACCAATTGGTTGGAAAATATATCTGCCACCAGTTACAAAATAGATGTCGATTCTATTAAAATAGTCTGCCCCGTAGTGGAATTTCTCAACGAATCGGAAGTAAAACTCGATTGTATTCCAAGAGAACGGACTAAATCCGAAAACGAACCGGTTACTAAAAAAGtggaagaagaagagaaaactGAAGATGAATCCGAAAGGGAACACACTGAAGAG gAGGAATCACCtgaagaacaaaaaattgaagcaaaacCGAATATTATTGctttgaatagaaaaattagtaTAGTGGAAGATACAGCAGCAAAATTACAACCACCTCCGAGTCCTGCCAAAAATCCGGTTtctgaaatattatatatcaccAATTTGGTAAGACCGTTTACTCTGAAACAATTAAAGGAACTATTGGAGAGAACCGGAAAAATCAAGGAAGGTGGTTTTTGGACGGATAGGATCAAATCTAAATGTTATGTTCAATATGAAACTATCga GCAAGCGGAAACGACAAGGAATGCCTTACATGGTATCAACTGGCCTATTGGAAATGGGAAACAGTTAGTCATTGATTATGCTACAGAAGATGATATGGAAAAAGCGAAGAATCCTGTTTCCCTACCCTCACCCGCTATTCCTGAGAAATTTCCACAAAAAGAGAACAGG GCACCAGAAGTTGTAGAAAACAGGAATAGAGATAGAGAACGTGAAGAAGAAAAGGAACCAGAGAAAGAAGAACGAAGATGGGAGCCGTCCGAAAGGGAATGGAATAAAAGTAGAGATCATCATAGAAAACATTCGAGGAGTCCAAGTCGAGGTAGAGACAGAGAAAGGGCTAGAAAACATAGCCGAAAATCTTACACTCCTGAAG ATATTGGTAGAAAGAAACACAAAAAGCAGGATGATTCAGTACCGCAAAAACTGATGGATGATTTATTCTTAAAAACTAAAACAACACCTAGTATATACTGGCAACCCCTTTCTCCACAAGAG aTAGCAACCAAACAGCAACAACGGTTGGTACGCATGGAAGAACACAAGAGGCGCATCGAAGAAAACAAAGGACGTTTTAAAGAAAGAGACAGACGCGGCACCTATAGACGGCGTTGA
- the LOC130447584 gene encoding apoptotic chromatin condensation inducer in the nucleus-like isoform X2 yields MIKNCLKVYKKTKRRIRMSRIHKGSAPSPNATDENVQNINVTVTNSEDNQDNTQEAIPASELQVTDDNDNSQQENSQSAQCQQENDQQKIKQQENDQQKIEQQENDQQKIEQQENDQPQKIEQQENDQQENHEEAFESEYVNNKNSSETNIIENNKQSQERSHTPDSKPPEEGAQGKKHITLKRSPSHQRRSSSPLEDGEIKEPQEKSKKITLKRHTSDDGNSDFINKIVINRRASSGDDKVDKKRRQSLEERTHIVIARPTKLAKPVKLKRQISSPENNESLLRPRINKTPWGKTNWLENISATSYKIDVDSIKIVCPVVEFLNESEVKLDCIPRERTKSENEPVTKKVEEEEKTEDESEREHTEEEESPEEQKIEAKPNIIALNRKISIVEDTAAKLQPPPSPAKNPVSEILYITNLVRPFTLKQLKELLERTGKIKEGGFWTDRIKSKCYVQYETIEQAETTRNALHGINWPIGNGKQLVIDYATEDDMEKAKNPVSLPSPAIPEKFPQKENRAPEVVENRNRDREREEEKEPEKEERRWEPSEREWNKSRDHHRKHSRSPSRGRDRERARKHSRKSYTPEDIGRKKHKKQDDSVPQKLMDDLFLKTKTTPSIYWQPLSPQEIATKQQQRLVRMEEHKRRIEENKGRFKERDRRGTYRRR; encoded by the exons atgataaagaaCTGTCTGAAGGTgtacaagaaaacaaaaaggAGGATAAGGATGAGCAGAATTCACAAG GGGTCAGCCCCATCACCTAATGCTACTGACGAAAATGTACAAAACATAAATGTCACTGTGACTAATAGTGAGGATAATCAAGATAATACACAAGAAGCGATACCTGCTTCGGAGTTGCAGGTAACTGATGACAATGATAATAGCCAACAAGAAAATAGTCAATCAGCACAATGTCAGCAAGAAAATGATCAACAAAAGATTAAGCAACAAGAGAATGATCAACAAAAGATTGAGCAACAAGAGAATGATCAACAAAAGATTGAGCAACAAGAGAATGACCAACCACAAAAAATTGAGCAACAAGAAAATGATCAACAAGAGAATCATGAAGAAGCTTTTGAAAGTGAATatgtcaataataaaaatagttcagaaactaatataatagaaaataataagcAAAGCCAAGAACGTTCACATACACCAGACTCCAAACCTCCCGAAGAAGGAGCTCAAGGAAAGAAACATATTACTTTAAAGAGATCTCCTTCACATCAACGTAGATCATCGTCACCTTTGGAGGATGGAGAAATAAAAGAACCGCAAGAGAAATCTAAGAAAATTACATTGAAAAGACATACTTCTGATGATGGTAATTcagattttattaataaaattgttatcaaCAGAAGAGCTTCGAGTGGGGATGATAAAGTGGACAAGAAAAGGCGACAAAGTTTAGAAGAACGTACACATATAGTAATAG CACGTCCTACAAAACTAGCGAAACCAGTTAAATTGAAAAGACAAATTTCAAGTCCAGAAAACAACGAATCTCTACTTCGGCCGCGTATCAATAAAACACCTTGGGGCAAAACCAATTGGTTGGAAAATATATCTGCCACCAGTTACAAAATAGATGTCGATTCTATTAAAATAGTCTGCCCCGTAGTGGAATTTCTCAACGAATCGGAAGTAAAACTCGATTGTATTCCAAGAGAACGGACTAAATCCGAAAACGAACCGGTTACTAAAAAAGtggaagaagaagagaaaactGAAGATGAATCCGAAAGGGAACACACTGAAGAG gAGGAATCACCtgaagaacaaaaaattgaagcaaaacCGAATATTATTGctttgaatagaaaaattagtaTAGTGGAAGATACAGCAGCAAAATTACAACCACCTCCGAGTCCTGCCAAAAATCCGGTTtctgaaatattatatatcaccAATTTGGTAAGACCGTTTACTCTGAAACAATTAAAGGAACTATTGGAGAGAACCGGAAAAATCAAGGAAGGTGGTTTTTGGACGGATAGGATCAAATCTAAATGTTATGTTCAATATGAAACTATCga GCAAGCGGAAACGACAAGGAATGCCTTACATGGTATCAACTGGCCTATTGGAAATGGGAAACAGTTAGTCATTGATTATGCTACAGAAGATGATATGGAAAAAGCGAAGAATCCTGTTTCCCTACCCTCACCCGCTATTCCTGAGAAATTTCCACAAAAAGAGAACAGG GCACCAGAAGTTGTAGAAAACAGGAATAGAGATAGAGAACGTGAAGAAGAAAAGGAACCAGAGAAAGAAGAACGAAGATGGGAGCCGTCCGAAAGGGAATGGAATAAAAGTAGAGATCATCATAGAAAACATTCGAGGAGTCCAAGTCGAGGTAGAGACAGAGAAAGGGCTAGAAAACATAGCCGAAAATCTTACACTCCTGAAG ATATTGGTAGAAAGAAACACAAAAAGCAGGATGATTCAGTACCGCAAAAACTGATGGATGATTTATTCTTAAAAACTAAAACAACACCTAGTATATACTGGCAACCCCTTTCTCCACAAGAG aTAGCAACCAAACAGCAACAACGGTTGGTACGCATGGAAGAACACAAGAGGCGCATCGAAGAAAACAAAGGACGTTTTAAAGAAAGAGACAGACGCGGCACCTATAGACGGCGTTGA
- the LOC130447585 gene encoding uncharacterized protein LOC130447585 isoform X1, translating into MKPNSLYIQVTILFVLSLIPWPGPSVFKISCPRDNARIVRKIIQTKWLPVLEKFKVTLPLECPFHPMRDIFGPQQAAKKQHRASQWTCGICGKSFFEEKYLDMHFDNRHKEFINVAEDAVCLADYCDIMRCDVLKSQDLKSVYQEQENTDIEIWREASAYSKALATSSPRHIAKYTFKNGNYPHMQKHAKNDASIKRHCQKNEATESTNSNQERNGGNNKDDKSQNNSNNVCQSDLVDSALPAPDNRQQRFAELQKLKAHCKPEELQKIKTKCEILVRDCIGGLLLQLSLKDFKEVEDELNRAVCWYLTCDRYWEDSQSDIRSFPWGLLCMIIMVTSLGICMCYYIIWVLFDKNFFSTDDVSVTSASITDRSTPSPAHALRHDLHQNMDGNQIYTEDYYLAPDKDNEYIYVTYPPDLKRRLLESCYNRTTRL; encoded by the exons GTAACTATTCTGTTCGTGTTATCTTTGATACCATGGCCGGGACCTTCGGTTTTCAAGATATCTTGTCCAAGAGATAATGCTAGAATAGTGAGAAAGATAATACAAACAAAATGGCTACcagttttagaaaaatttaaagttaCTCTACCATTAGAATGTCCTTTTCATCCTATGAGAGACATATTCGGACCACAACAAGCGGCCAAAAAACAACACAGAGCTTCGCAGTGGACTTGCGGTATTTGCGGAAAATCTTTCttcgaagaaaaatatttagatatgcATTTTGACAATCGACACAAGGAATTTATAAATGTG GCTGAAGACGCAGTGTGCCTTGCCGACTATTGCGACATCATGAGATGTGATGTTTTGAAGAGCCAAGACCTAAAATCGGTTTATCAAGAGCAAGAAAACACTGATATTGAAATTTGGCGAGAAGCTTCGGCATATTCGAAAGCATTGGCAACTTCGAGTCCTCGACATATAGCgaaatatacttttaaaaatgGCAATTATCCGCACATGCAGAAACATGCTAAAAATGATGCCAGTATCAAGAGACATTGCCAGAAAAATGAGGCGACTGAATCTACGAATAGTAACC AAGAACGAAACGGCGGCAACAACAAAGATGACAAATCCCAAAACAACTCCAACAACGTATGTCAGAGCGATTTGGTTGATTCGGCCTTGCCTGCACCTGACAATAGACAACAACGATTTGCCGAATTGCAAAAACTCAAAGCCCATTGTAAGCCGGAAGAActacaaaaaatcaaaacgaaATGCGAAATTTTAGTTAGAGATTGCATAGGTGGTTTACTCTTACAATTATCTTTAAAAGATTTCAAAGAAGTTGAAG ACGAACTCAACAGAGCAGTTTGTTGGTACCTCACTTGCGACAGATACTGGGAGGATTCCCAATCGGATATTAGAAGTTTTCCATGGGGCCTTCTTTGTATGATAATTATGGTCACTTCATTGGGTATTTGTATGTGCTACTATATTATTTGGGTTTTATTTGA taaaaacttttttagtaCTGACGACGTCAGCGTTACTAGTGCTAGCATTACTGATAGGTCAACTCCATCTCCGGCTCATGCATTGAGGCACGATCTGCACCAAAATATGGACGGAAATCAAATATATACCGAAGACTATTATCTAGCACCTGATAaagataatgaatatatttatgttaCATACCCTCCTGACTTGAAGAGAAGACTCCTCGAAAG CTGCTACAATCGAACTACCCGCTTGTGA
- the LOC130447585 gene encoding uncharacterized protein LOC130447585 isoform X2 — MKPNSLYIQVTILFVLSLIPWPGPSVFKISCPRDNARIVRKIIQTKWLPVLEKFKVTLPLECPFHPMRDIFGPQQAAKKQHRASQWTCGICGKSFFEEKYLDMHFDNRHKEFINVAEDAVCLADYCDIMRCDVLKSQDLKSVYQEQENTDIEIWREASAYSKALATSSPRHIAKYTFKNGNYPHMQKHAKNDASIKRHCQKNEATESTNSNQERNGGNNKDDKSQNNSNNVCQSDLVDSALPAPDNRQQRFAELQKLKAHCKPEELQKIKTKCEILVRDCIGGLLLQLSLKDFKEVEDELNRAVCWYLTCDRYWEDSQSDIRSFPWGLLCMIIMVTSLGICMCYYIIWVLFDTDDVSVTSASITDRSTPSPAHALRHDLHQNMDGNQIYTEDYYLAPDKDNEYIYVTYPPDLKRRLLESCYNRTTRL; from the exons GTAACTATTCTGTTCGTGTTATCTTTGATACCATGGCCGGGACCTTCGGTTTTCAAGATATCTTGTCCAAGAGATAATGCTAGAATAGTGAGAAAGATAATACAAACAAAATGGCTACcagttttagaaaaatttaaagttaCTCTACCATTAGAATGTCCTTTTCATCCTATGAGAGACATATTCGGACCACAACAAGCGGCCAAAAAACAACACAGAGCTTCGCAGTGGACTTGCGGTATTTGCGGAAAATCTTTCttcgaagaaaaatatttagatatgcATTTTGACAATCGACACAAGGAATTTATAAATGTG GCTGAAGACGCAGTGTGCCTTGCCGACTATTGCGACATCATGAGATGTGATGTTTTGAAGAGCCAAGACCTAAAATCGGTTTATCAAGAGCAAGAAAACACTGATATTGAAATTTGGCGAGAAGCTTCGGCATATTCGAAAGCATTGGCAACTTCGAGTCCTCGACATATAGCgaaatatacttttaaaaatgGCAATTATCCGCACATGCAGAAACATGCTAAAAATGATGCCAGTATCAAGAGACATTGCCAGAAAAATGAGGCGACTGAATCTACGAATAGTAACC AAGAACGAAACGGCGGCAACAACAAAGATGACAAATCCCAAAACAACTCCAACAACGTATGTCAGAGCGATTTGGTTGATTCGGCCTTGCCTGCACCTGACAATAGACAACAACGATTTGCCGAATTGCAAAAACTCAAAGCCCATTGTAAGCCGGAAGAActacaaaaaatcaaaacgaaATGCGAAATTTTAGTTAGAGATTGCATAGGTGGTTTACTCTTACAATTATCTTTAAAAGATTTCAAAGAAGTTGAAG ACGAACTCAACAGAGCAGTTTGTTGGTACCTCACTTGCGACAGATACTGGGAGGATTCCCAATCGGATATTAGAAGTTTTCCATGGGGCCTTCTTTGTATGATAATTATGGTCACTTCATTGGGTATTTGTATGTGCTACTATATTATTTGGGTTTTATTTGA taCTGACGACGTCAGCGTTACTAGTGCTAGCATTACTGATAGGTCAACTCCATCTCCGGCTCATGCATTGAGGCACGATCTGCACCAAAATATGGACGGAAATCAAATATATACCGAAGACTATTATCTAGCACCTGATAaagataatgaatatatttatgttaCATACCCTCCTGACTTGAAGAGAAGACTCCTCGAAAG CTGCTACAATCGAACTACCCGCTTGTGA